GGTGATGTATTACGACTTTTGAAGAAACTCTTTGCTTTTAAGTAACTTGAGATTTACCTGAGAATGGAAagaggccgagcatggtggctcacacctagaatcccaacactttgggaggctgaggtgatatgactgcttgaggccaggagttcaagaccagcctgggtaacacaacaaacaagactctgtctctacaaaaaatattaaaaattggccaggcgtggtggcatggatctgtagtcctagctaattgggaggctgaggtgagaagactgCTTAAGGCCATGAATTTGAGGCTGctaggatcacgccactgcactccagtctgggcagcagagcaagaccctgtctaaataaataaataagaattggaAAAAGCAGAGTTCCCTTTTtctccgcttttttttttttttttttttttttgagacggagtttcactcttgttgcccaggctaaagtgcaatggcacaatctcggctcactgcaacctccacctcctgggttcaagcaattctcctgcctcagcctcccaaatagctgggattacaggcgcccaccaccacgcccaactgatttttgtatttttagtagaaacagggtttcaccatgtcggtcaggctggtcttgaactcctgacctcaggtgatttgcccgccttggcctcccaaagtgctgggattacagacatgagccaccgtgcccagccttccccTGCTTTTTCTAATACTGACATCTGACATAACCATGATATACttattaaaactaagaaatgaaCATCAGCACAATACTATTCACTAAACTACTATCTAAATCTCACCAGTTGttccactaatgtcctttttctgttccaggattcaATCCAAGATACCATGTTGCATTTAGTTGTTATACCTCCTTAGTCTCCTTCAAtttgtgacagtttctcagtcttgTCTTTCATGACCCTGACACTTTTGAAGACTAGGGTTATGGATTTGGGGGAAGAATATCACAGAGGCAAACTGTATTTCTCTTAGCTTCATATCAGGGGGTATGTGATATCAATATGACTTACTACCAGTGATGTCAATGTGATGATTTGGGTCAAGTGATGTCTGCCATTTACTCCActataaagttactattttttccttcctttcctcaatttgttagaagtgagtcactaagtcTAGCCCACATTCAAGGGGAGAATTAAGTTCCACCTTCCAGTGGCAGGAATAACACAGACTTTGCTGACATATGTCAAAATCATCATagtaattgataaatattttgggGGAGATTCTTTGAGACTAtgcaaatattctgtttcttcttaaCATTTCACCTAATTTTAGCAATCATTTGTAGACCTTGCAGCAAGTATTATGTGGTATTCtaatggttatttatttttcccattctttattttatttatttttattttttgagacagggtctctgtcactcatactggaatgcagtggtacaatcataggtCAGCCTCAAACTCAtaggctcaagcgatgctcccacttcaacctcccttgtaggtaggactacaggtgtctgctaccacacccagctaatttttcatttctagtttttgcagagatggagtctcactttgtctatgccagtctcaaactcctggcctcaagcaatcctcctacctcagcctcccaaagtgctgggattacatgtgtgaaccacTCTATACAGTCCTCCtatatttattaatcaaaatTCTTCTGTAAGGAAGACTTGTTCCTtctcatttactctttttttttttttttttttttgagacagagtctcactctgttgcccaggctggagtgcagtggcacaatctcggctcactgcaatctccacctcccaggttcaaattattctcctgcctcagcctcctgagtagctggtattacaggcgcccaccaccacacccagctaatttttgtatttttagtagagacagggtttcaccatgttggccaggttggtctcgaactcctgatctcaagtgatctacccaccttggcctcccaaagtgtatttatttattcatttatttatatcagattAGACTCATAggcatttgttttattctttgggtTATGTTCCAATActattgtgatttattttattgctcaaatcATTGCAGTTTTAGTGACTGGTAGCTCCTGCAGGTCAGACCTGCGTCTTTTTGACATGGCCCCCCaaactccacttttttttttataagtactTCTTTGCTTTCCAGCACTACAAGGTCTCCTTGCTCATCCTGTCTTTTCTCTGGCTCAGCCCTAATCATTCTTCAAAGGAGCTCTGGTTCTTTGTATTGAAGAATGctgtttagaaaccaagatctgggtatgaactctatttgtttgtttgtttgtttaaagatcaaaaataaattgtctttatttttaagtcagAGATTTAATCATAGGATTAAATAAGAAGATTCATTCTTCAAGTTCCTGAAAATTAGTAAAACTTaaaaactccaaaatatttttactattattttcacTCAGAATCACAGAAGAAATCATGAGTagttttccagatttttcatAGGTAAACCCAGTTTCCTCAAATTTAGAACAGAATTATTTGGGGAAAAGTCATGTGCCAGTTTGAAAATGCCTAAGCCATAAAGCCATAAGCCATAAATTATTTACCATTTacaatccctttttttttttttagagagtctcgctccgtcaccaaggctggagtgcagtggtgcaatgtgcctcctgggctcaagggatcctcccacctcagcctcccaagtagctgggattacaggcacacaccaccatgcctggctaatttttgtatttttagtagagatggtgtcttgccatgttggccaggctggtctcaaacacctgacctcaggtgatccgcccacctcggcctcccaaagtgctgggattacaggcgtgagccactgcgcccggccccagacTAGGTTTATCATTTCCAGCCAACTCATCATTTACAATCTTTATTCTCATACTCTCACACTCCTCTATCTGAATTATTGATAGACTTCTGAATTCCACTGCTAGACTCTATTCCCAGGAGTGCTTCCCAAATGCCCCTACCCATAAGAACCTGGCCTTCCAAATAACACTCAAGTTGAAAGCAACGTTTCtgcaaattaaacagaaaaatactttttccacTTAGAAAATGATCTTCTATTACAGAAGACTTATTTGGCACCTCAACCCTAACATCAATAATGTAAAAATTGTTGTCCTTATAAATTTTCCctctatgttattattattaatttttcttgttttaagagacaaggtctcgctctgtcacccaggttgaaatgCAATAGCATAGCTCATATacgatcacagcccactgcagcctcaaactcctgggctcaagcaacactcctgccagtctcccaagtagctgggactaggggcatgcaccaccatgcctggctaattaaaacaccttttttcttctttttttgtagcGATAGGACTGGcaggtgggggtgaggaggggtTGGGGGTAGGTGTCTAGTTATCTTGCTCAtagctcaagctggtctcaaactcctgtcctcaaacaattctcccgcctcggcctcccaaagcactggaattataggtgcgagccactgcaccgggcctctaatgttattttttagtaACTTTTGTTCTTCACATGAATATTgccttaaaatactttttattctctcttcccTATTCACTATCATTTCTTACATTACTCAAAgactttctcttctctgaacCACTAGATTGCTCATGAACTGCCTTCTTTCTCAACCAGAATCCTGAATTGAACTAAAACACAATACacaacaaagaaaggaacaacccAATGCTAATTTGGTAAATACCCCAAATTAAACTTCATGCAAATACTAATCatcaaatgtttaataaaagtaaatgaaacagtTGAGtatgtttgggtttgtttttttcttgtttgttttgttgtgttttttttgagacggagtctcgctctgatgcccaggctggagtgcagtggcgcaatctcagctcactgcaacctccacctcccaggttcaagcgattctcctgcctcagcttcccaagtagctaggactacaggcatgcaccaccacacccagctaatttttgtatttctagtagagctgggattttaccatattggccaggctggtctcgaactcctaacctcaggtgatccacctgccttcgcctcccaaagtgctgggattacaggcatgagccactgaacctggtctgtttgtattttttaacagcTAGTAAAACAGTATCGAACACctacataatatatacatgatCCTCACAAAAAAAGAGTCTTCCTAGCCAAGAACTTTCATGTATTGAtggaactttctttttctattttattgctgCCGAGTAAAAGGAGGACACCATCTTCTTCCTGCTTCTAAAGCCTTCTGATTCTTACTTTCACTGTTGTGTCAGTACAGGAAAGAGATTATAGAAACATTGTTAAGTGGATTACTATATTGATAAAAtaggatgaataaagaaatgtcACTACCATTTACTTATagcattacttcttttttttttttttttttgaaacagggtctcgctttgttgcccaggctggcgtacagtggtgcaatctcagcttactgcagcctccacctcttgggttcatgagattctcgtgccttagcgtctggagtagctgggactacaggtgcagaccaccacacccagttaatttttgtattttcagtagagacagggttttgccacgaactcctaccctcaagtgatccacccaccttggcctctcaaagtgctgggattacaggcatgagccacatgcctGGCCAACTTATAGCATTACttctattagaaaatatatttacaggtCCCAAATTGTCTGTTTAAAAATGAAcctttgttgtgtgtgtgtgtgtgtgtatatgtatatacacacacacacacacacacacacacacgtgtatctTTCATAAGTCACTGCACATTATACATAATACTGTGCACCTTGCTTTTTTGGGGGGGCGGGAGGAGGGGATAGggtcttactgtcacccaggctggagtgtaggtagcagcatgatcacagctcactgcagccttgacctcccaggctcaagtgatcttcccacctcagcctccagcctccagagtagctgggactacaggtgtgtaccaccatgcccagcaaatattttttattttctgtagagacaaggtcttgctatgttacccaggctagtctcgaactcctgggctcaagcaatcctcttgccttggcttcccaaagtgctgggattacaggtgtgagccactgcacccagactgcACCTTGCTTTTTACACTTAACATATCTTCAAGATCTTAGGTCTTCCATATTAGTATATAAAGATAGGtctcattatttttaacagaTGCCTAACATTCCGCAGCGTTTTTTTAAAGCTGGCAACTACCTATTCAAAATATAAACACTAAAACAATCTAAACAGAATAGAATGAACAGTTTAAACCTTGTTATCAAAGGCCATTACCAGCTTTTGGATAGACTAACCTTCACTCGGGGACAGAAAAGCAGCATAAAAGGCCAAGGAGAAGAGCAATTTTGATCTAGGGAATTCTGGAGCTGGTCTAGGATCATTCTTGTCCCATACACTTGGGGTTGTGCTATGCCAGGGGTTTGGACCAGCCCTATCAACTCCAATTTTACTAATTTCCAGGAGGCCAAACCAGTGGATTATATAGGCCCTTCGGAATGCCCATGGCCCATATCTTCAGCACTCAAACTTCTGAGGAGGCACAGAGACAATGTCCTTTtctccagaaaaggaaaggacagCTCTGTTGGAAGCAAGCTATCTGGACCTCTAGGCTTTCAAAATAGAGCTATTTCAAGCAAAACTACACTAGGCTTATTCATGAGAAGGATAAAAAACAAATGTTGCCATATTATTTCACCACTGTCTTGACTTATTCTATTAATTTCATGGGACTGCTATCCAAATATTAGTCCACTAACAATATTATTACCTACAGGGTTACATTTACAAAGACTACctttgaaagtgttttaaaagaaggaaaaaaataatatgatcATGTCATACTTACGAAGTGCCGGACAGCAAAAATGGAGTGCGAACACCATCCACCACCACAACATTCCTTATATTGGGTTTGGCTAACGTCTTCTTTGTTTTGGTCTGGACAGCTTTaagataaagttttaaaaaaaactgctaattaaaatatataagtctgattacttttacttttttttttttttaagctggagtctcgctctgtcacccaggctggagtgcaatggtgcaatctcggctcactgcaacctctgcctcctggattcaagcaattctcctgcctcaacctcccgagtagctgggattacaggcacctgccatcatgcctggctaatttttgtatttttgtagagatggggtttcaccatgttggccaggctggtctcaaactcctgacctcaggtgacgtgcccacctcagcctcccaaactgctgggattacagacatgagccaccatgcccggtctacttttacattttttaagacaGTCACTTTAAGAATTATTACATCATTAATGCCAACCTGCATTTACCATTTACTAAaccactttaaatttttttcaaaaaaaggctAAGAAACTGACTAGCATTTGTAAGTTTCTACATAATATTTAAGATAAAGCTTATATCCAATGATGAGGGAATTTATGCCATTAAcaaaatagttcatttttattaagtGTTTGACAACCTATATCATTAGAAGTAACCAAATTTACATGCAAATCTACCCTTAATATTAGAAGTTGCAATGATTGATATTGTTCACTCTTCACATAGCTTGATGTTCTTACCTTTCTATGTGGAAATAAAGAGCCCTTGGTTGGTGACTTGCTATTCTGCAAAAACCTACATGCCTAAATACTTTTTaatctcaaaaaagcaaacttcctttaggtttctttcttttttttttttttttttttttttttttttttttttaatgtttaagctGTATATTTACTCATTGAAACACTAGGTAAAATAAGGGTAAAATCAACTAAAGGAAAAATAGTTGTTTGATTCATTTGTACTTAAATTGACTAAAGTAGTACTAACGTCATTATGATGCAGCAAATATAAGACCTCTTTCTACAAAGATTAGCATAACCAACAAATTAGGGGATATAGTAAAACTGAGCCAAAAACGGTGAGGAAATCAATTAACCGTTTACctcaatagtttttaaaaaataagcaaagcctCAAAATCCCAAACAATAGGAGTATCTTCATAACACCAATTTGTACTTGTATTTCTTATTCTTGAGGTTAGATTCTAAACACTAAAGATATCCAAACTAGTATTAGATCTACTTATCTATAGCCAGAGACAGCTTTTATCATGTTGTCCTTAGCAGCCAAAgttattaaaatgtcttttctccAGGAAGAtccaataggaaaaaaagaaacctctctGATTAGGCTCCAACCATACTCCACCCTCCATCAAATTGACTGGATAGACATAATGGAAACCAGAACACGTGGTTTCCAAACAAGAAAAATCCTatcagggaggggaggaggggagaggaaggttCAGCCAGTGCCCAGACTGAAATTGAGTAATATCAATTTTACTCATCTTTACATATCTTCAGGTTGCACGTTCGTGGAGTAGTTTAGGAATAAATCCATGGTTTGTGGAGTACTAAAATACCTAGTCGTCTGCTGTATTACATTAAGGCCTTCCCCAGCAGCTTCCAAGGCAGCCTCCAAGTCACTGGCAGGAGAATTTGGCTGGAACTGCAAGCAGGGCTGTAGAGATTCCTCTTCATAGTCATAGAAGGGACTGTTCCAGGCCTGATTGTTCCAGAACTGGGTGCACCAGGTCTGAGCGTTCCAGGAGTGGCTGCTCCAGGGTGGGACGTTCTGGCTCTGGTTGCTCCAGGATGAATTGTTCCAGGTCTGGTTCCTCCACATCGGAAGATTCCCAGTCGGGTTCACCAGGCATCCCTGGTAGTAGGAAGAGTAGTGGCTGGGGTAGGTAGGCGCTGAAGCCTTCTGAGTCACACCATTGGTATTCTTTGGCCAGTTGTTTTTCAGCCACCTCTTGGATTTCATTCTCTGGTTCTGGAACCAGGTCTTCACCTGTTTGTAGCGGAGGTTCAGGATGTTGGAAAGTTCTTGCATctgctggaggctgaggtatCTCTGTCTCTGAAATCTATCATTGAGTACACACAGCTGGGCGGAAGAGAACACAGTTCTGGCCTTCTGTTTCTTGACCGGGACCTTGTCTTCCTTTTTTGTGGCACTATTCTCTGCAGCAGTAGGTTGTCTGCCTTTGGGACTGGTGGAAGAATCGGGGCTGTCCTGAATAAGCAGATCcatggaggaaggaagaggagagacagTCTCCGTGTGAGGCATCTCAGTAGAAGACATTTGCAAGGATGGATAGTTTTCTTCAGGCCCACAAATCACAGGCACAGGTGAAGATTCTTTACCATCTGATGCTTTGAAGCAAGGCAAGCTTTGGGGACAAGCTGGATCCACACTTAGTTTCCTTTAGTTTGGTCTCTTGTCTATCCCTCCTCCCAGGTAGTCGACTTCTGACTTTTTCCCTCTGGCTCTTTAGCTTCTTCTCAGGTCTGGTGATATTGTCATGTCTTTCAAGACTACTCCGTGCccatcttgtgtgtgtgtgtttcacattCTTCGCCAAGGAAACCCTTTAGGTTTcttaaattaaagaataaaatacaaatacgtgcctgtggtttttttaaaaagtaaataatactaAACTATGGAAAGTAAAAACTAAAGTTCCCTCTTTATGCTTTCGCCTACCACACTATTTTCTTCCGAGAGGTAAAGTCTGTTTATTTGGTGTAtacactttcaaatattttcttttagtgcaTTTACATTCATATACTTGTACGTTATGTATACTTTGTTGGCTTAACAATATAGCTGGAAGAACATTCTGTGTTAGTATATCAAAATCTAGTtcattattttcttgttgttgttaatgTTGGAATTTACCTACTCtatcattatttcttcattatcagagatagaaaaaaatcctaaattacTGGGAATACAATGTCGACAACGACCTTACCACATCTGTTAATGTCACAGAGAAATATTTGTAGTAAACATCTACAACcaactttaaagaaatatttgtcagAGTTAATAGTCATGATAAAATAGGGCATAAAGATGACCCTGGCAGCATTCATGGAGATGTGCTGCTGGTGAAGGAGATAAATGGAACAAGGAGGTAAGTGAAGAGACTGTGGCAAACCCAAGTATGTGGTGCAAAAGGCCAGGATAAAGGCAGTATCAACATGAGAGGACGTTTATAAAGGAAAACAAGGTATGCTGGCTACCAATCAGatatagaaagaaaggaaacaggaaaacaggATTATAAAGGAAGCTTAGAGACTAAGAATACTTAGCTACCTGAAACAAAGTGAGAACTGGTTTTGGAACAAAAAGgggacttatttttttttttttttttttgagatgatgtctcgctctgtcgccaaggctggagtgctgtggcacaatctcggctaactgcaacctccacttcccaggttcaagcaattctcctgcctcagcctcccgagcagttgggattacaggcgcatgccaccacacccagctagtttttacatttttagtaaagatggggtttcaccttgtttgccaggctggtcttgaactcctgacctcaagtgattcgcacaccttggcttcctaaagcgttgggattacaggcgtaagccactgtgcccggcctcatttttaaactaattttgagGTGACAGAGAGACATCCAGGTGGATATGTTAACTACACAGTTAGCTAGAAGATGCAAAGCAAAACCTCTGAAGAGAAATGAGTGTAGATTAGAAAGTCATGAAATATTGAAACTCAGAATACAGAAGGAAAGCAGAGATGTATTTTGCAACGCCTGTTCTCCCACAGCCccctctatttcttttaaatttcttttttcctctttaacaataaaagatgctttttttgtttgtttgggtgtGGGGGGGtgtttgttgtgttgttgttttggacATCCCACAGCCCCCTCTAAAGGGAGTTGCCCCGCTTACAGTCCCTGCCAAAGGGGAAGCCATAGGCACAACTCTAAGTCAATATAAAAACTGATCAGATCCAGAGTAGGTACTGGACTCACCAACGATCCATCCATATAGGAGCCAACCACAAACCAGTGTCATCTACCTACAAGTGATCAGTTGTGCTAGTCAGATTCTCTCTCTAGGCAAAGAAGCATGGAAAGAAATGCCAATTAGTTGAAGCTGAAAAGATGTCACGAGGTAGAATCAGGGTGATGGTAAATTGACGTCATTCATAAGTCAGTCTGTAAACCGTAAGTGAGCAAATAAGCCAGCCAGAAGGAAGaatcatagaagcagaaagaccAGGAAAGGGACATACCATGTGGGGCATGAGAGAGACAAAGTAGCTGGCACCTAGAGCTGCTTGCTTGGTTCCTAACGCCTTTCCAGCTGTAGTACACACAAACCTTCTCATCCTTAACCTGAGGGTCCATTACTACAACAAAAAGACCCTTAGCTTTGTGATGTCCCTACAATGAGAAGGCTGAGGGAAGATGCGAGACAAACAGTAACTTAAGAGGCAGTAGGAAA
This DNA window, taken from Macaca thibetana thibetana isolate TM-01 chromosome 13, ASM2454274v1, whole genome shotgun sequence, encodes the following:
- the LOC126933666 gene encoding homeobox protein NANOG-like, producing MSSTEMPHTETVSPLPSSMDLLIQDSPDSSTSPKGRQPTAAENSATKKEDKVPVKKQKARTVFSSAQLCVLNDRFQRQRYLSLQQMQELSNILNLRYKQVKTWFQNQRMKSKRWLKNNWPKNTNGVTQKASAPTYPSHYSSYYQGCLVNPTGNLPMWRNQTWNNSSWSNQSQNVPPWSSHSWNAQTWCTQFWNNQAWNSPFYDYEEESLQPCLQFQPNSPASDLEAALEAAGEGLNVIQQTTRYFSTPQTMDLFLNYSTNVQPEDM